In Saccharicrinis fermentans DSM 9555 = JCM 21142, a genomic segment contains:
- a CDS encoding DUF4837 family protein, with protein MKQLAYLLLIVSIITTSCKTQPNSHKPNPSGNAGVMIIVMNDAVKKTEAGKKLWDIMVQPMIGLPQEEPMFDVSVIPHRSLSDFMKTYRNIVVVEVGQEVQKEGIFFHKGTWAKQQALVRIYAKDAASMKQLVDDNELKLVGFFTKAERERLSHYFKTTFNKDLKDKVANTFGVSMNIPRDFSLRKEEADFIWMSQETNSSSLGLMIYEIDYVGEGSFSKEYLLNQRDKTMMKKVPGPSEGSYMTTEHQFPINYQVIKTPTDTNTVMLRGLWKVQGDMMGGPFIAMAHHNVERNKIIITEGYSYNPEKPKKRNMVRQLEAILYSYSPIKKEQ; from the coding sequence ATGAAGCAATTAGCGTATTTATTACTTATTGTATCCATCATAACTACAAGTTGCAAAACACAACCCAATTCCCACAAACCCAACCCTTCGGGTAACGCAGGAGTAATGATTATAGTCATGAACGATGCCGTAAAAAAAACCGAAGCAGGAAAGAAATTATGGGACATTATGGTACAGCCCATGATTGGTCTACCACAAGAAGAACCTATGTTCGATGTTTCTGTGATCCCCCACCGCTCATTGTCTGACTTTATGAAGACTTACCGAAATATTGTAGTCGTTGAAGTAGGTCAGGAGGTACAAAAAGAAGGTATATTTTTTCATAAAGGCACATGGGCTAAACAGCAAGCCTTGGTACGTATCTACGCCAAAGATGCTGCCTCTATGAAACAACTGGTTGATGATAACGAGCTCAAACTGGTGGGTTTCTTTACCAAAGCAGAAAGAGAACGCTTGTCACACTATTTCAAAACCACCTTTAACAAAGACCTAAAGGACAAGGTAGCGAATACCTTTGGGGTGTCCATGAATATACCACGCGACTTCTCCCTACGAAAAGAAGAAGCAGATTTTATATGGATGTCACAAGAAACAAACAGCTCCAGTCTGGGTCTAATGATCTATGAAATAGATTACGTAGGTGAAGGAAGTTTCTCAAAAGAATACCTGTTAAATCAGAGAGATAAAACAATGATGAAGAAAGTGCCGGGTCCATCGGAAGGTTCCTACATGACCACCGAACACCAATTCCCCATTAACTATCAAGTAATCAAAACACCAACAGATACCAACACCGTAATGCTACGGGGCTTATGGAAGGTACAAGGTGATATGATGGGCGGGCCATTTATTGCCATGGCACATCATAACGTCGAACGAAATAAGATAATCATTACCGAAGGGTATTCCTACAATCCTGAGAAACCAAAAAAAAGAAATATGGTGAGGCAGTTGGAAGCCATTTTATATTCCTATTCACCCATTAAAAAAGAGCAGTAA